The following proteins are encoded in a genomic region of Brachypodium distachyon strain Bd21 chromosome 1, Brachypodium_distachyon_v3.0, whole genome shotgun sequence:
- the LOC112269800 gene encoding uncharacterized protein LOC112269800 isoform X3: MSRFSTQLAPRLGYPPLPGARNPNAASWLHSGPEAKIDLLETRFFRPSKLKFIRSDPWGRLLRPGPESLIYTPIGRIYEPSMLVTKYVPLNSWQFAASSIALREEKLSIMHLEVQSNPRWISIRYVSVGVFSQEKRFLGCIHFLLR; the protein is encoded by the exons ATGAGTCGATTCTCCACCCAGCTAGCGCCGCGGCTAGGGTATCCTCCTCTGCCCGGTGCCCGCAACCCTAACGCAGCTTCATGGCTTCACTCCGGACCAGAAGCCAAGATAGATCTGTTGGAGACCAGGTTTTTTCGTCCAAGTAAATTG AAGTTCATACGCTCCGATCCATGGGGGCGGCTGCTTCGTCCAGGACCAGAAAGCTTGATATATACTCCAATTGGACGAATATATGAACCTAGCATGCTGGTAACTAAGTACGTGCCTTTGAATTCTTGGCAGTTCGCAGCTAGCAGCATCGCACTAAG AGAGGAAAAACTATCTATCATGCATCTGGAGgtgcaatctaatccaagatGGATATCAATCAG GTATGTTTCTGTCGGTGTTTTTTCTCAAGAGAAAAGGTTTCTCGGCTGCATCCATTTTCTGTTAAG